GCCGGGAGCGAACCAGCAGGGTCACCTTCGACCCGATCCGGGCGAACATCTGGGCCTGCTCCAGCGCCACGTAGCCGCCGCCGAGGACGAGCAGAGAGTCGGGGACCTCGGCGAGCTCCATCGCTGTGGTCGAGGTCAGGTACCCGGCCTCGTCCAGTCCGTCGATCGGCGGGGTCCAGGGCCGGGAGCCGGTGGCCACCAGGTAGTGCTCGGCCGCGATGGTCTCGACGCTGCCATCCGCCGCGGCGACCTCGAGCAGGGGCGAATCCGGAGTGCCGGCGAACGCGGCGTTGCCGCGGCGGATCTCCCAACCGTAGGAGTCGGCGACGTCGACGTACTTCTCACCCCGCAGGGCCTCGACGAGATCCTGCTTTCCGCCGATCAGGGCCGGCATGTCCACCGGGTCGGCGGCAGCGGCGATGCCCGGGAACCGCTTCGACGCGTCCGCGGCGACGTGCCGGACCTCCGCGGCTGCGATCAGTGCCTTGGACGGCACGCAGCCGGTGTTCACACACGTGCCGCCGAACGTGTCGCGCTCGACCATCACCACCGACTTGCCCAGCGTGGTCGCGCGAATGGCCGCGGCGAACGCACCGCCGCCGGATCCGATGATCGCGAGGTCGTACCTGGTCTGCATCCCGATTCCTCACCGAGTGTGTTGGGAAACGCTTCTGATGCAGCCACAATGGACCTTCCAGTACAGGGGAAGGTCAAGCGAGACCTGCGACACGATGGAGGCCGGGATGCGGATCGGAGAACTCGCCGAGGCGGCAGGCACGACCACCAAGACCCTGCGGTTTTACGAAGAGCAAGGGCTGCTGCCCCCGGCCGAACGCACACCGGCCGGCTACCGCGACTACACCCCCGACGCGGTCAGCCGGATCGACTTCGTCCACCGCGGCCAAGCGGCCGGGCTCACCCTCGCCCAGATCAAGCAGATCCTCGACATCCGCGACCACGGCCAAGCTCCCTGCGGCCACGTACGTGACCTGCTGGACGCGCGCCTTGCCGACATCGACGCGCAGATCGCCGACCTCACAACACTTCGCGACAACGTGGCTGCGCTCCGCGACGATGCAGCCCTCCCAGAGCCCGAAACCTGTAGCCCCGATCAGGTCTGCAGATACCTATAGCCCTCGCCAATCGGCAGTGACCACCGAGACCAAGGGCGTGATTAGCCGGTGCCAGGTGGGTCCGAGTCAGACCGTCATCGTGGTCCCAGATCGGGTTGACACAGCCACATCTGCCCCACCGCGGCAACTGCCACCTTTGCCGCAACCTCGATCTGCGCCTGGGGCACCCCGCAGATACGGAGGCTGGAGACCGCAACGCCGTGGAGCTCCTTGTTGGTCACCGTGTCGCCGGAGGCACGCGTGCCGATGACGCTCTCGACAGCATTCAGGATCAACTCACCCAGTTGGAGCATGGCGACTGTGTCTGTCACCGCCTGCGATCCACACGAGATGCCGAGCGACCCGTACGCCTCCCGCAGTTGGCCACGCGCAGCGGCGTACTCCCGAGCTTCGGGCGTCTGGGAGACGTCGGGGCATGCGGGCAACATCCCAATGTTGTGCATGAGCGTGGCAAGAGATTCGGCGTCGTGAAAAGCGAGGAGGTAGAGCGCTGCCTCCGGGCTCTCGATCCGGGCCAGGTCGCCGACCCTGTCCAGCGCCGGCCGCACGGTCATCTCGAGAAGCTCGGCGAGGATCCCGGGCTTGCCGGCGAAGTGGTAGTAGAGGCTCGCTTGTCGGATCCCGACCGCTTCGGCGATGTCGCGGGTGGAGGTGCCGGCGTAGCCCTGGCCGACGAACAGGCGAGCGGAGACGGCGAGGATCTGGTCACGCGGGTCTGCGTGGGTGTCGGAGGCCGGAATGTGTCGGGGACGGCCCGGGCCCGGACGGCGATTGTTGGAGGCTGCGGAACTCATGTTGCTCCGTCGCAGATGTGGTGGATGGATCCCGGGGCCACCGATCGGAGCCAACCATTCGGGACCCCGGGTTCTCCCAGTCTTCAATAATATTCATTCTATTACAAGGACCTTGCACGCATTACGTTCAAGGAACCCTTGCGAACACGCATGTCTTGCGACCATGATGGATAGCCCAACGCCACCCCGAAGCACCTCGGGCGGGCACACAACAACGGAGGCACTCGGCATGGCTCTCACACGTATCGCTGTCAGTAACGACTGCAACGGTGGCAACTGCCCCTCGGTCCACACGACCGACGACCCTTCGGTCGTTGTCGTCCAGGGCATCAAGCTCGAGGACGCCACCCGCACCGAGCTTGTCGGCATGCCCGACCATGAGGACGCCGTCACCATCCCGACCGAGGTGATCCTCCAGGCGGCTCGAGCCCTCGAGGGGAGGGCCTGATCGGCGTGGCAGACCTCGGATCCGCGTTCCAGAACCTGACCACCTCGTGGTTCCGCCTGGAGACGCTCCAGGCCTACGACGTCAAGGAAGAGCACGAGTCCTTCGCCGAGTTCCTGCGCACCGGGCGGCTCGACTCGCCCGGTGATGTTGGGTGGCGGGAGATGATCGCCGGGCATGTGGCCGCCGGCCGGTCTCTGCAACGGGTCCACGTCGTCGAGGTGCCGCTCACCGACTACGTTCGCTACGAGATCGCCGAGTACGTCCGCAACCACGAGGCCGGAGAAGACATCCGCCTACTGTCGGTTCCAGCCGGCGACTGGCCAGAGGACCTCCCCCAGGGCACAGACTTCTGGCTGCTCGACGACGGCCAGCCCAGTCAGTCGGCGTGGGCAATGGACTACGACAACGAGGGTCGCTTTCTGGGCGTCAAGGAGGTCCAGGACCCTGACTTGATCGACACCTACCGAAAGTGGCGCGACACCGCCCTTGGCCTCTCCGTGCCGTTGAATGGCTATCGTCGCAAGGACGCATAATTTGCACGACCAAGACGAATAGTCAGGCAAGACGACCAGGAGGAACCCACCATGGGTAGCGCGACACGGCGAGCACGAGAGGCGCTCGGTGACGCACTGAGAACTGCCAGGCGAGAGGCCGGGATCACCGGCATCGCCCTCGCCGCGCAACTCCAGCAGTCCGGCCAGACCTGGTCACAGTCCAAGGTCTCCAAGATCGAGGCCGGTCGCCAGATGCCCACAGAGGACGAGGTCCGCGCCTGGGCGGATGCTGTTGGCGCTGACCCAGAACGACTCCTGGCCATCCAGGAACGCGCATCCTGGGAATACTCGGTGTTCCGCGACACCTTCGGGCAGGACGACGGCCCAGCCGCCGTGCAGCGCGCCTACGAGGCAGCCGAAAGGGCTGCTTCAACGGTGTTCAGCTTCCACCCGACCGTCATCCCCGGCCTGTGCCAAACCGCCGACTACGCCGCCGCGCTGCTCAAACTGATCGGCGGCCCGGTCGAGCACGGCGCATCCGAAGACGACATCGCCCACATGGTCGCCGCCCGGACGCGGCGCAGCGCCATCCTGTACGAACCCGGGCGCGACGTCACCGTCCTCGTCGCCGAGACCGCGCTGTACCCACGGATCGGTGGCCCAGACGTGATGCGAACCCAGCTCGAGCACCTCGCTGGTCTGGCGACCCGCGCGAAGGCGGTGGTCGGGATCGTGCCGCTCGACCAGTTCCCGGTCTTGGTCGGGCAAGCCTGGGACCAGCGTGACCAAGTCGTCACGATCGAGACCACCGCCGGCGATCTCGAGATCGCTGACCCCATCGAGGTTGCGCAGTACCAGCGATGGGCTGAGGCACTGACCTCAGTCGCACTCACCGGCTCCGACGCCGCACGCAAATGCGTTGAACTCGCAGCCCGAGACGTAAGCAGCACCGACTAGCAGGGATACAACCTTGAGTCTCGTCCCCCGGTCCACATCGACCCCGACCCGGCACAAGAGTGGCAACGTCGTCGACCTCAGTGATGTCTTCAGACATCACAAAGATGGGCCCGGAGGCCGCTGGCCAACGCCTCCAAAACCCTGCGGTGAATTTCTTGGGGAATGTCATCTGACCTGCGGAGACGCTGAGATTCCCCCAACATCCCCCCTGCCTGAGGGTATGAATCGGGTGATGGGGGATGTCCATCGTGGAAGGCATGAACGTCCAATCCACGCCCACCGCGAGACGGGTCGCCGAGGCGATGCGGAGAGCGCAGAACCAGCAGCTGCGTGATGCCGCGCTGATCCTGGCTCATGCCGGCGTACCGGTCTTCCCGTGTGCCCCGTATGGCAAGCAGCCGCTGACCCGCAGCGGATTCCTTGCCGCCACCACTGATCCTCGCCAAGTCGGGCGTTGGTGGCTGCGCTCCCCCTCCGCGAACATCGGGATGCCGACCGGCACCACCTCCGGCGTCGTCGTGGTCGACGTCGATGTTCACGCCACCGGCAACGGGTTCAGCGCCTTCGCGCGGACCGAGCGTGCCGGGATCACCTCTCAGTGGTCGTTCCTGGTCCGTACGCCCTCGGGTGGCATTCACGCCTACTTCACCCCCGCTGGCGAAGACCAACGTAACTGGCAGGCCAACGGGACCCACGTCGACTTCCGCGGCGAGGGAGGATACGTCGTCATACCGCCCTCACAGATCCGCGGCCCGGGCGACAACACACGGTCGTACGAACTGATCGCGATTGCCCAGCATGGCGACAAGGCGCTCGACGCCGACCGACTCCGAGACTTCCTCGTCCCACCACGTCAGGTGCGTGAACCGGTTGGGATGCCCGCTCGCGGGGCACGCCCTGACCGGCTGGTCGCGTGGATGGCCAACCGCCCCGAGGGCACCAGGAACAGCAGCCTGTTCTGGGCAGCGTGCCGGATGGTTGAAGACGGGCAGCGCTACGACGCCACGCTCTCGGTCCTCGGCGATGCCGCCCGGTCGGCGGGGCTGGGTGAGCACGAGGTGGAGTCGACGATCCGGTCGGCCTACCGGATCGCGTCCCGACTCGGTCCGGGGAGCCGCTTGGGCCCTACCCAGGCCCGCACGGCGACAGCGAGCAGTGAGGCGGTGGCGTTGTGAACAGCGGAGTCTTCTACCGGCGTCACGCGATGCCGCCACGCCAGAAGCCGGTCGACATTCCCCCGGCC
The sequence above is drawn from the Nocardioides albertanoniae genome and encodes:
- a CDS encoding heavy metal-responsive transcriptional regulator, whose translation is MRIGELAEAAGTTTKTLRFYEEQGLLPPAERTPAGYRDYTPDAVSRIDFVHRGQAAGLTLAQIKQILDIRDHGQAPCGHVRDLLDARLADIDAQIADLTTLRDNVAALRDDAALPEPETCSPDQVCRYL
- a CDS encoding TetR/AcrR family transcriptional regulator, encoding MSSAASNNRRPGPGRPRHIPASDTHADPRDQILAVSARLFVGQGYAGTSTRDIAEAVGIRQASLYYHFAGKPGILAELLEMTVRPALDRVGDLARIESPEAALYLLAFHDAESLATLMHNIGMLPACPDVSQTPEAREYAAARGQLREAYGSLGISCGSQAVTDTVAMLQLGELILNAVESVIGTRASGDTVTNKELHGVAVSSLRICGVPQAQIEVAAKVAVAAVGQMWLCQPDLGPR
- a CDS encoding DUF6879 family protein, which encodes MADLGSAFQNLTTSWFRLETLQAYDVKEEHESFAEFLRTGRLDSPGDVGWREMIAGHVAAGRSLQRVHVVEVPLTDYVRYEIAEYVRNHEAGEDIRLLSVPAGDWPEDLPQGTDFWLLDDGQPSQSAWAMDYDNEGRFLGVKEVQDPDLIDTYRKWRDTALGLSVPLNGYRRKDA
- a CDS encoding helix-turn-helix domain-containing protein codes for the protein MGSATRRAREALGDALRTARREAGITGIALAAQLQQSGQTWSQSKVSKIEAGRQMPTEDEVRAWADAVGADPERLLAIQERASWEYSVFRDTFGQDDGPAAVQRAYEAAERAASTVFSFHPTVIPGLCQTADYAAALLKLIGGPVEHGASEDDIAHMVAARTRRSAILYEPGRDVTVLVAETALYPRIGGPDVMRTQLEHLAGLATRAKAVVGIVPLDQFPVLVGQAWDQRDQVVTIETTAGDLEIADPIEVAQYQRWAEALTSVALTGSDAARKCVELAARDVSSTD
- a CDS encoding bifunctional DNA primase/polymerase produces the protein MNVQSTPTARRVAEAMRRAQNQQLRDAALILAHAGVPVFPCAPYGKQPLTRSGFLAATTDPRQVGRWWLRSPSANIGMPTGTTSGVVVVDVDVHATGNGFSAFARTERAGITSQWSFLVRTPSGGIHAYFTPAGEDQRNWQANGTHVDFRGEGGYVVIPPSQIRGPGDNTRSYELIAIAQHGDKALDADRLRDFLVPPRQVREPVGMPARGARPDRLVAWMANRPEGTRNSSLFWAACRMVEDGQRYDATLSVLGDAARSAGLGEHEVESTIRSAYRIASRLGPGSRLGPTQARTATASSEAVAL